A window of the Bacillota bacterium genome harbors these coding sequences:
- a CDS encoding energy-coupling factor ABC transporter permease — MEGFLPARDAIAWSAVAAPFVMAGVRSVERSLAQKPRLKALLGVAIAFTFALSALKLPSVTGSCSHPTGVGLGTILFGPLVMALTSSVVLLFQALLLAHGGITTLGANTFSMGVVGPLITYMVFRLARKGGLGIGPSVFAAAVSGNIATYLTTSLQLALAYPDPTGGIILSLVKFAGIFAVTQVPLAVTEGLLTVMMVNLLLAYSTSEMRTLGLIVGGGKQV, encoded by the coding sequence ATGGAAGGGTTCCTACCTGCCCGGGATGCCATAGCCTGGAGCGCGGTGGCAGCGCCGTTTGTAATGGCGGGGGTTCGCTCTGTTGAGAGAAGTCTGGCGCAGAAGCCGAGACTCAAGGCTCTCCTCGGGGTGGCGATAGCCTTCACCTTCGCCCTCTCTGCCCTGAAACTACCCTCAGTGACGGGCAGCTGCTCCCACCCTACCGGAGTCGGGCTTGGCACGATCCTTTTCGGACCATTAGTAATGGCCCTAACCAGTTCAGTCGTACTGCTCTTCCAGGCGCTTCTGCTGGCACACGGCGGCATCACCACGCTAGGAGCGAACACTTTTTCCATGGGCGTCGTGGGCCCTCTCATCACCTATATGGTTTTTCGCCTTGCACGCAAGGGAGGTCTCGGGATCGGGCCGAGTGTGTTTGCGGCGGCGGTGTCAGGGAACATCGCCACCTACCTCACTACCTCCCTTCAGCTGGCTCTGGCCTACCCTGACCCCACGGGCGGGATCATCTTGTCCCTGGTGAAGTTCGCCGGCATCTTCGCGGTCACCCAAGTGCCCCTGGCTGTGACCGAGGGACTTCTTACCGTCATGATGGTGAACCTTCTGTTAGCTTACAGTACCTCGGAGATGAGAACCCTGGGTCTCATTGTGGGAGGAGGGAAACAGGTATGA
- a CDS encoding IS3 family transposase, which produces MYTLEDRMRAVSLYLKYGGHSAAVRRELGYPTKNTLKHWVREYNATGALHDGYRGRPPKYSNEQKQAAVDYYLEHGRSLRRSIQALGYPNRETLRQWLDEAVPDRRGLRSKRSLQPKVEFSREQKQAAVLDLCSKDGPAREVAGQYGVSRTALYQWKYDLLGKERPVSRPKRGKHKTRDDRDALLAKVESLKGQLEALEEQVYRLQLERDVLEVTAEILKKDQGADPKKLTNREKAAAIGALRERYPLNDLLGCLSMPKSSYFYHYAALSIPDKYSELRERTAFALADGRYGYRRIHAVLIGDGKTVSEKVVRRLMRDENLVVVGRRKRRYSAYKGESSPAVPNIIERDFHAQAPNSKWLTDLTEFPLPAGKVYLSPIIDCFDGMAVSWSIGTSPDAGMVNSMLDNAISTLAENDRPLIHSDRGSHYRWPGWIDRMKAAGLTRSMSKKGCSPDNAACEGFFGRLKNELFYGRSWAGVSIEEFIDRLDSYLHWYNEKRIKISLGGRSPMEYRQSLGYA; this is translated from the coding sequence GTGTACACACTGGAAGACCGGATGAGGGCGGTCAGTCTCTACCTCAAGTATGGCGGCCACTCGGCCGCGGTTCGCCGGGAATTGGGTTATCCTACGAAGAACACGCTGAAACATTGGGTCAGGGAGTACAATGCCACCGGCGCGCTTCATGACGGATATCGCGGTCGCCCACCGAAGTACTCGAACGAGCAGAAACAGGCAGCGGTAGATTACTACCTGGAACACGGCCGGAGTTTACGCCGGAGCATCCAGGCCTTGGGCTACCCGAACCGGGAAACGCTCAGGCAATGGCTAGATGAGGCGGTGCCGGACAGGCGCGGACTGCGCTCCAAAAGGTCACTTCAGCCCAAGGTAGAATTCTCGCGTGAGCAGAAACAAGCAGCCGTTCTGGACTTGTGTTCCAAAGACGGCCCAGCCCGAGAAGTTGCTGGGCAGTATGGCGTCAGTCGCACGGCCCTGTATCAATGGAAGTACGATCTGCTCGGGAAGGAGCGCCCAGTGAGCAGGCCAAAACGGGGAAAACACAAAACCAGGGACGACAGGGACGCATTGTTGGCCAAGGTGGAGTCGCTCAAGGGACAGTTAGAGGCATTGGAAGAGCAGGTCTACCGACTCCAACTCGAACGAGACGTCTTGGAAGTGACGGCAGAAATCCTAAAAAAAGACCAGGGCGCCGATCCGAAGAAACTGACGAATCGGGAGAAGGCGGCAGCGATCGGCGCCCTGAGGGAGAGATACCCTCTGAATGACCTGCTGGGGTGTCTCTCTATGCCCAAGAGCAGCTACTTCTACCATTACGCTGCCCTATCCATACCGGATAAGTATTCCGAGCTCCGCGAGCGCACCGCATTCGCTCTGGCGGACGGACGATATGGTTACCGGCGGATTCACGCCGTTCTCATCGGAGATGGTAAGACCGTGTCCGAAAAGGTAGTGCGCCGCCTCATGCGTGACGAAAACCTCGTCGTGGTCGGTCGTAGGAAGCGCAGGTATAGCGCTTACAAGGGCGAGAGCAGTCCCGCAGTGCCCAACATCATTGAGCGGGACTTTCACGCTCAGGCCCCCAATTCGAAGTGGCTCACCGATCTCACGGAGTTTCCTCTGCCTGCCGGCAAGGTTTACCTGTCCCCTATAATTGACTGCTTTGACGGCATGGCGGTTAGCTGGAGTATCGGGACTAGTCCTGACGCGGGGATGGTGAACTCCATGCTGGATAACGCGATATCGACGCTGGCGGAGAATGACCGTCCTCTGATCCATAGCGACCGCGGCAGCCACTATCGCTGGCCAGGCTGGATTGACAGGATGAAAGCGGCTGGGCTCACCCGCTCAATGTCTAAGAAAGGTTGTTCCCCCGATAACGCCGCGTGCGAAGGCTTCTTCGGACGGCTGAAGAATGAACTCTTCTACGGGAGATCGTGGGCTGGAGTGAGCATCGAGGAGTTCATTGACAGACTCGATAGCTACCTGCACTGGTACAATGAGAAGCGCATCAAGATATCGCTGGGCGGAAGGAGCCCAATGGAATACAGGCAGAGCTTAGGCTACGCCTGA
- the lysS gene encoding lysine--tRNA ligase, with amino-acid sequence MDHEHDVEFSKAVTARREKLQLLRSRNVDPYGPKFAFTHRATDVLGDFESLQGKTVSISGRLMTVRVHGKATFAHIQDMSGQIQVYARLDVLGDDYELFSLLDVGDIIGVTGTVFRTRRGEITVEVHDFRLLTKALRPLPDKWHGLKDVDIRYRQRYVDLIVTPKVPETFVIRSKVIRAIRRWLDERGFYEVETPILQGVAGGAAARPFLTHHNTLNLDLQLRIATELHLKRCIVGGFEKVYEIGRIFRNEGMSTKHNPEFTSLELYQANADYEDMMVITEEIVSQAAREALGITKIQYQGQEIELAPPWPRIPLLEAIRNHSGVDLGDVNTDSEAKAVADRLGLKMEKPPTRGTVMDKLLETYVEPRLIQPAFLIDYPVEVSPLAKRKTEDPSLTYRFEGFVAGREIANAFTELNDPDDQRQRFIDQVAERAKGDDEAHPMDEDYVMALEYGMAPTGGLGMGIDRIVMLFTDSPSIRDVILFPLMRPKYCNSSRTVSS; translated from the coding sequence GTGGACCACGAGCACGATGTAGAATTCAGCAAGGCTGTCACGGCTCGCAGAGAGAAACTGCAGTTGCTTCGCTCCCGGAATGTCGATCCCTACGGCCCCAAGTTCGCGTTCACACACAGAGCCACGGACGTGCTTGGGGATTTTGAATCTCTCCAGGGCAAAACGGTAAGCATTTCCGGTCGTCTCATGACCGTCCGAGTCCACGGCAAGGCAACATTTGCTCACATCCAGGACATGAGCGGGCAGATCCAGGTCTACGCGCGCCTGGACGTCCTGGGGGATGACTATGAACTCTTCAGCCTGCTTGATGTTGGCGACATCATAGGGGTCACGGGGACCGTCTTTCGCACCAGGCGGGGCGAGATCACCGTTGAAGTCCATGACTTCCGCCTCTTGACCAAAGCCCTAAGGCCCTTGCCGGACAAGTGGCACGGGTTGAAGGACGTGGACATTCGCTACAGGCAGCGGTACGTGGACCTCATCGTCACTCCTAAGGTGCCCGAGACCTTCGTGATCCGCAGCAAGGTAATAAGGGCCATCAGGCGGTGGCTTGATGAGCGGGGCTTCTATGAGGTGGAGACACCCATTCTGCAGGGAGTGGCTGGGGGTGCGGCGGCCCGCCCGTTTCTAACCCACCACAACACCCTTAATCTGGACCTCCAGCTGCGCATAGCCACAGAACTCCACCTGAAACGCTGCATCGTGGGGGGCTTTGAAAAGGTATATGAGATCGGTCGCATATTCCGGAATGAGGGTATGTCGACAAAGCACAACCCCGAGTTCACAAGCCTGGAGCTATACCAGGCAAATGCCGACTACGAAGACATGATGGTAATAACAGAGGAGATTGTATCTCAGGCTGCCCGGGAGGCGCTGGGTATCACTAAGATCCAATACCAGGGGCAAGAGATCGAGCTTGCGCCACCGTGGCCTCGCATTCCCTTGTTGGAGGCGATCAGGAATCACTCCGGGGTGGACCTGGGGGATGTCAACACAGACTCCGAGGCCAAAGCGGTTGCGGACAGGTTGGGCCTAAAGATGGAGAAGCCGCCCACCCGTGGCACAGTTATGGACAAACTCTTGGAGACCTACGTCGAGCCAAGACTCATCCAACCGGCGTTCCTCATAGACTACCCTGTGGAGGTTTCGCCACTGGCCAAGAGGAAGACCGAGGATCCCAGCCTTACTTACAGGTTTGAGGGTTTCGTGGCCGGGAGGGAGATTGCCAACGCCTTCACCGAGCTGAATGATCCGGACGATCAGAGACAACGGTTCATCGATCAGGTTGCGGAGAGGGCTAAGGGGGATGACGAAGCTCATCCCATGGATGAGGACTACGTGATGGCCTTGGAGTATGGTATGGCGCCCACAGGCGGTCTGGGCATGGGCATTGACCGTATAGTGATGCTTTTCACGGACAGTCCCTCAATAAGAGACGTAATCCTGTTTCCCTTAATGAGGCCAAAGTACTGTAATTCCAGTAGGACCGTGAGTTCCTAA
- the greA gene encoding transcription elongation factor GreA produces MVEKEVILTHAGLQKLEEELGYLKTVRRREIAERIKFARQFGDINENSEYEDAKNEQAFVEGRILTLEKILRNARLVEECDYDVTQVCIGSRVRLRNPESGEEVEYVLVGSTEADPGKNRISNESPVGKALLNSRVGDIVEVKVPVGILKYEIVSINPREG; encoded by the coding sequence ATGGTAGAGAAAGAAGTCATCCTCACCCATGCGGGGCTTCAGAAGCTGGAGGAGGAACTGGGATACCTAAAAACCGTGAGGCGCAGGGAGATTGCCGAGAGGATTAAGTTTGCCAGGCAGTTCGGAGACATCAACGAGAACTCCGAATATGAGGACGCAAAGAACGAGCAGGCCTTCGTGGAAGGCAGGATCCTTACTCTTGAGAAGATCCTCCGGAACGCACGGCTGGTTGAAGAATGCGACTATGACGTGACCCAGGTCTGCATCGGTTCACGGGTGCGCCTCAGGAACCCAGAGTCGGGCGAAGAGGTAGAGTACGTCCTGGTTGGGTCTACCGAGGCCGATCCAGGCAAGAACAGGATCTCCAACGAGTCCCCTGTGGGCAAGGCACTCCTCAACAGCCGAGTTGGTGACATAGTTGAGGTCAAGGTGCCAGTGGGCATTCTGAAGTATGAGATAGTCTCTATCAACCCGAGAGAGGGCTGA
- a CDS encoding cobalamin-dependent protein (Presence of a B(12) (cobalamin)-binding domain implies dependence on cobalamin itself, in one of its several forms, or in some unusual lineages, dependence on a cobalamin-like analog.) codes for MTRILAGALGECVHVAGVLNFLRLAEEAGHHTEFLGPATPVRDFIGAIRETNPDVVAVSYRLTPEVAEKLLTGFRHALEEAGLSRGRKFCFGGTKPVAEKAKALGFFDAVFTGEEPVEDIMGFLKGRPMVAKDEASYAHTMVERLRQKAPFPLIRHHFGVPAQDIEPTVEGIQKIARAKVLDVISLGPDQDAQENFFHPERCDPTRKGAGGVPVRTEKDLVRLYEASRAGNYPLMRSYSGTDELIRYAEMLERTISNTWCATSVFWFNALDERGPMSVEESIREHMQLMRWHGHRNIPVEANESHHWELRGCHDTVAVATAYIAAYIAKKMGVKDFIGAYMLHTPPQMSDRMDLAKMLAKMDLVGSLADKDFRVYKQTRSGLLSFPVDIAQARGQLGSSIYLQMFLKPDIVHVVAYCEADHAATADEVIESCTLARQVIVRSLGGLPNITLDPVIDRRKKELVAEVSVLMDAVRTLGGHGVEDALCDPLILARAVKVGLLDAPNLKGNPHAAGAIVTRAVNGAIQAVDPHSGRVLLERERIDRIFETIDVDV; via the coding sequence ATGACCAGGATCCTCGCAGGCGCGCTGGGGGAGTGCGTGCATGTGGCTGGAGTGCTAAACTTCCTCCGGCTGGCTGAAGAGGCAGGGCACCATACAGAATTCCTAGGGCCTGCCACTCCGGTAAGGGATTTCATCGGAGCCATCCGAGAGACCAACCCGGATGTAGTAGCGGTAAGCTACCGGCTTACTCCGGAGGTGGCTGAGAAGCTCTTGACGGGGTTCCGGCATGCGCTGGAAGAGGCAGGTTTGTCCCGTGGCAGGAAGTTCTGTTTCGGCGGCACCAAGCCTGTGGCGGAAAAGGCCAAAGCGCTGGGGTTCTTTGACGCTGTCTTCACTGGCGAGGAGCCTGTTGAGGACATAATGGGTTTCTTGAAGGGCAGGCCCATGGTGGCTAAGGATGAAGCCAGCTACGCCCACACAATGGTGGAGCGCTTGAGGCAAAAGGCTCCCTTTCCTTTGATAAGGCACCACTTCGGTGTTCCGGCCCAAGATATAGAACCTACAGTGGAGGGCATACAAAAGATTGCCCGGGCTAAGGTGCTGGATGTGATCTCCCTGGGACCGGACCAGGATGCCCAGGAAAACTTCTTTCATCCCGAGCGCTGTGACCCAACGCGGAAGGGTGCGGGTGGGGTTCCTGTGCGTACCGAGAAGGACCTAGTAAGGCTATACGAGGCCTCCAGGGCAGGCAACTACCCGTTAATGAGGTCCTACTCGGGCACAGATGAATTGATCCGTTATGCCGAAATGCTTGAAAGAACCATCAGCAACACATGGTGTGCCACATCGGTATTCTGGTTTAATGCCCTGGACGAACGGGGTCCCATGTCGGTGGAGGAATCCATACGGGAACACATGCAGCTGATGAGGTGGCACGGGCATCGTAATATCCCGGTGGAGGCCAACGAATCACACCACTGGGAGCTCCGGGGGTGCCATGACACCGTAGCGGTGGCCACTGCATACATTGCAGCGTATATAGCGAAGAAGATGGGAGTTAAGGATTTCATCGGCGCCTACATGCTCCATACACCGCCCCAGATGAGCGATCGGATGGACCTGGCGAAGATGCTTGCTAAGATGGATCTAGTTGGATCACTTGCTGACAAAGACTTCCGCGTCTACAAGCAAACCCGCTCTGGGCTCCTCAGCTTCCCGGTGGATATCGCACAGGCCCGGGGGCAACTGGGTTCCTCCATCTACCTCCAGATGTTCCTGAAGCCTGACATCGTGCACGTGGTGGCCTACTGCGAGGCAGACCACGCTGCCACGGCTGACGAGGTAATTGAGAGCTGTACTCTGGCGCGGCAGGTCATTGTCAGGAGTCTCGGAGGCCTACCCAACATCACCCTGGACCCTGTGATAGACCGCAGGAAGAAGGAACTGGTAGCAGAGGTCAGCGTTCTCATGGATGCCGTCAGGACGCTGGGAGGGCACGGGGTAGAGGATGCCTTGTGTGATCCACTGATCCTGGCCCGGGCCGTGAAGGTCGGCCTTCTGGATGCCCCCAACCTTAAGGGTAACCCCCATGCCGCGGGAGCCATAGTCACCAGGGCTGTGAACGGTGCTATCCAGGCGGTTGACCCCCACAGTGGCCGGGTGCTCCTGGAAAGAGAGAGGATAGACCGGATATTTGAGACCATTGATGTGGATGTCTAA
- a CDS encoding NAD/NADP octopine/nopaline dehydrogenase family protein, protein MAQLPVTVVGAGNGGAAFAAHLGIMGYEVKMLNRSLPRLEAVRRHGGIQVTDAIEGFGPVSLATLDPAEAIEGAVLIMVVVPATAHAFLATRLAPHLVDGQVIVLHPGRTGGALEFAAVLRREQCRARVLVAEAQSLLYACRVTSPGTVSIKGVKKIVPVAALPARHTPEVLEILNQAFPQFIPAKNVLETSLMNIGAVFHPAITCLNAARLDAKEAFKFYSDGVTPAVGRLIEAIDTERLAVAKRLGVQVESASEWLIDAYGVQKDSLYRMMNANEVYKRIDAPDSLDIRYLWEDVPTGLVPMVSLGELAGVPTPASRCVADLAGFLLGQDMWESGRTANNLGLADMGVDHVVEFVEEGQSAP, encoded by the coding sequence ATGGCACAACTCCCTGTTACGGTGGTGGGCGCTGGAAACGGAGGAGCTGCCTTCGCTGCTCATCTTGGCATCATGGGGTATGAGGTGAAGATGCTGAACCGGTCTCTCCCAAGGTTGGAGGCGGTACGAAGGCACGGCGGGATCCAGGTCACTGATGCAATCGAAGGCTTCGGGCCGGTGTCCCTGGCTACTCTCGATCCCGCCGAGGCTATAGAGGGTGCTGTGCTAATCATGGTAGTGGTTCCTGCCACAGCCCATGCCTTTCTAGCTACTCGTCTCGCCCCTCACCTGGTGGACGGGCAGGTGATAGTGCTGCATCCGGGGCGCACAGGTGGAGCCCTAGAGTTTGCCGCTGTCCTACGTAGGGAGCAATGCAGGGCGCGGGTGCTGGTAGCGGAGGCCCAGTCCCTGCTATATGCGTGCAGGGTGACTTCCCCGGGCACCGTATCCATTAAGGGTGTAAAGAAGATAGTGCCGGTGGCAGCTCTGCCCGCAAGGCATACCCCGGAGGTCCTGGAGATACTGAACCAGGCCTTCCCCCAGTTCATTCCGGCTAAGAACGTTCTGGAGACCAGCCTGATGAACATAGGGGCGGTCTTCCACCCAGCCATCACCTGCCTCAATGCAGCAAGGTTGGATGCCAAGGAGGCCTTCAAGTTCTATTCTGACGGGGTGACTCCAGCCGTGGGACGCCTTATCGAGGCTATCGATACTGAACGACTGGCTGTCGCCAAGCGCCTTGGGGTCCAGGTGGAATCAGCCAGCGAATGGCTGATTGACGCCTACGGTGTCCAGAAGGACAGCCTCTACCGAATGATGAACGCTAACGAGGTATATAAGCGGATTGACGCTCCTGACAGCCTCGATATTCGGTACCTGTGGGAGGATGTTCCCACGGGACTGGTGCCCATGGTGAGCCTGGGCGAGCTAGCGGGGGTACCCACACCCGCCTCGAGGTGTGTGGCAGACCTTGCCGGATTCCTACTCGGCCAGGACATGTGGGAGTCTGGCAGGACCGCCAACAACCTGGGATTGGCTGATATGGGAGTGGACCATGTGGTAGAATTCGTGGAGGAGGGGCAAAGCGCCCCGTAA